The Segatella hominis genome includes a region encoding these proteins:
- a CDS encoding DNA repair protein RadA produces the protein MAKRAYSPREILKMTYKPIPWGGEWERCFGQPDTYDTWFISGPSAGGKSSFVMQLAKKLCEYGVVLYCSYEEKVSMSFKKRIERFHMEEEQGRFRVCIDSDLENLKRMLKQRKGPKFIIVDSFQYSHWEYAQVEALVNEFPRKSFIFISQEAKSQPLGKPAVRLKYMAGVKVRVVGYEAVCQGRFIGEAGATFRVWEDGLIQASNNI, from the coding sequence ATGGCAAAAAGAGCATACAGTCCCAGGGAGATACTGAAGATGACTTACAAGCCGATACCCTGGGGTGGAGAATGGGAGCGGTGCTTCGGGCAGCCGGATACGTATGATACCTGGTTTATCTCGGGACCTTCGGCTGGTGGTAAGAGCTCTTTCGTGATGCAGCTCGCCAAGAAACTCTGCGAATACGGCGTGGTGCTCTACTGTTCTTATGAAGAGAAAGTGAGCATGAGCTTTAAGAAGCGTATCGAGCGGTTTCACATGGAGGAAGAGCAAGGCAGGTTTAGAGTCTGCATCGATTCGGACCTGGAGAACCTGAAAAGAATGCTGAAGCAGCGCAAGGGTCCGAAGTTCATCATCGTGGACTCCTTCCAGTACTCTCACTGGGAATACGCACAGGTAGAAGCCTTGGTGAATGAGTTTCCCCGAAAGAGTTTTATCTTCATCTCGCAGGAAGCGAAGAGCCAGCCATTGGGCAAGCCTGCAGTCAGGCTGAAGTATATGGCGGGCGTGAAAGTGAGAGTAGTCGGCTACGAGGCAGTCTGCCAGGGTCGATTCATCGGAGAAGCCGGAGCTACCTTCAGAGTATGGGAGGATGGACTCATCCAGGCAAGTAATAATATTTGA
- a CDS encoding ATP-binding protein, protein MITTEQKKKILAAMAQDRVRFDSDSKHAKVLGLATSVYSMVKQGQTDRTISDGNWIRLARRLGVSLRHEIEWKTGKTDTFLIVTKQLETAQSSALSMILCDEPNIGKTYTAKYYVQSHKNAAYIDCSQVKTKRRLIRKIAAEFGLDSKGTYGDVYEDLTYYLRSIDSPLIILDEAGDLQYEAFLELKALWNATEHCCGWYMMGADGLKEKINRSIDCKKVGYTEMLSRYGGRYCKVTPDDGKEREKFLMKQAAIVAKVNAPEGYDVATIVRQTRGGLRRVYTEIEKLKIS, encoded by the coding sequence ATGATAACAACAGAACAGAAAAAGAAGATTTTGGCGGCGATGGCCCAAGACCGTGTCCGCTTCGACAGTGACAGCAAGCACGCAAAGGTGCTCGGTTTGGCCACCTCAGTCTATTCCATGGTAAAGCAGGGACAGACGGACCGCACCATCAGCGACGGCAACTGGATACGCCTGGCCAGACGCTTGGGTGTAAGTCTGCGTCACGAGATAGAATGGAAGACAGGCAAGACCGACACCTTCCTCATCGTGACGAAGCAGTTGGAGACCGCACAGAGCTCTGCTCTCTCGATGATCCTCTGCGACGAGCCTAATATCGGCAAGACCTACACCGCCAAGTATTACGTACAGAGCCACAAGAACGCAGCCTATATAGACTGCTCTCAGGTGAAGACCAAGCGCCGCCTGATACGCAAGATAGCGGCAGAGTTCGGACTTGACAGCAAGGGAACCTACGGAGATGTATATGAAGACCTCACCTACTACCTCCGCTCCATCGACTCACCGCTTATTATCCTCGACGAGGCAGGCGATCTGCAGTATGAGGCATTCCTGGAACTGAAGGCACTCTGGAACGCCACCGAGCACTGCTGCGGCTGGTATATGATGGGAGCCGACGGACTGAAGGAGAAGATCAACCGAAGCATCGACTGCAAGAAGGTGGGATATACCGAGATGCTGAGCCGTTACGGTGGGCGATACTGTAAGGTGACACCCGACGACGGTAAGGAGCGCGAGAAGTTCCTGATGAAGCAGGCTGCCATCGTGGCCAAGGTGAATGCCCCGGAGGGATATGACGTCGCCACCATCGTGAGACAGACCCGAGGCGGATTGAGACGAGTATATACCGAGATAGAGAAGCTGAAAATCTCTTAA
- a CDS encoding phage virion morphogenesis protein: protein MAGNNDLSVVIRHILSDIRVEIGDEFDKNFERQGFFTKAWARRKSPIRGDGHILVASGDLRKSVQSRSDATSITFFSSSPYAAIHNEGGEIKVTEKMKRYFWHKYYEASGSFGRKKNGSLRNNKKNQQLSSNAEFWKAMALMKVGKTIKIPKRQFLGMAPEIEREVTKIIEDELEEYFNHLDLKK from the coding sequence ATGGCAGGAAATAATGATTTATCGGTAGTGATCAGACATATTCTGAGTGATATCAGGGTGGAGATCGGTGACGAGTTCGACAAGAACTTTGAGCGTCAGGGGTTCTTTACCAAGGCTTGGGCAAGACGGAAAAGTCCGATAAGAGGCGACGGGCATATCCTCGTAGCCTCGGGCGACCTGAGAAAGAGCGTTCAGAGCCGGAGCGATGCTACCTCTATCACGTTCTTCTCTTCCTCTCCCTATGCTGCCATCCATAACGAAGGTGGAGAGATTAAGGTAACGGAGAAGATGAAGCGGTATTTCTGGCATAAGTACTACGAAGCTTCGGGGTCGTTTGGCCGTAAAAAGAACGGCTCACTTCGGAACAACAAAAAGAACCAGCAACTCTCGAGCAATGCCGAATTCTGGAAGGCGATGGCGCTGATGAAGGTGGGTAAGACCATCAAAATACCGAAACGCCAGTTCTTGGGCATGGCTCCGGAAATAGAGAGAGAAGTGACAAAGATTATCGAGGATGAGCTTGAGGAATACTTCAATCATCTTGATCTTAAAAAGTAG
- a CDS encoding DUF3164 family protein, whose translation MEKNEKISPAEGNTQQGQFDISSLSDEQKEALRQQLNAEVKNERINKRDAYEGLRADFMHRVEENLITVMSDTKSFKQWLEREVEAFTAIMRQYGQVKNDDQRNYTITDGNFRLLVSCSKVKGFDERADLAAERLVTFLKEYMQRSEKGQNDPMYQLAMTLLERNQSGDLDYKSISKLYELEDKFNDQEYAEIMALFKESNVVQKNATNYYFFKRDPKLGIWHRMEPSFCRIFIAPKNEKEATEEEGSEEE comes from the coding sequence ATGGAAAAGAACGAAAAAATCAGCCCAGCTGAAGGCAATACTCAGCAGGGACAGTTTGATATCTCATCATTGAGTGACGAACAGAAAGAGGCGCTCCGCCAGCAACTCAACGCAGAGGTCAAGAATGAACGTATCAACAAGCGTGATGCCTATGAGGGTCTGCGAGCCGATTTTATGCACCGTGTGGAGGAAAATCTTATCACGGTAATGTCTGATACCAAGAGCTTCAAACAATGGCTTGAGCGCGAAGTGGAGGCATTCACGGCCATCATGAGACAGTATGGACAGGTAAAGAATGACGACCAGCGCAACTACACCATTACGGACGGAAACTTCCGACTCCTGGTAAGCTGCAGTAAGGTGAAGGGTTTCGATGAGCGTGCAGACCTTGCAGCCGAGCGCCTTGTCACCTTCCTGAAGGAGTATATGCAGAGAAGCGAGAAGGGACAGAACGACCCGATGTATCAGTTGGCGATGACACTCCTGGAGCGCAACCAGTCCGGAGATCTCGACTACAAGAGTATCAGTAAACTCTACGAGTTGGAGGATAAATTCAACGACCAGGAATACGCCGAAATCATGGCGCTTTTCAAGGAGTCGAATGTGGTGCAGAAGAATGCTACCAATTACTACTTCTTCAAGCGTGATCCGAAGTTGGGCATCTGGCACAGGATGGAGCCAAGTTTCTGCCGTATCTTCATCGCACCGAAAAACGAGAAGGAAGCGACAGAGGAGGAAGGCTCTGAAGAAGAGTAG